A genomic region of Manihot esculenta cultivar AM560-2 chromosome 15, M.esculenta_v8, whole genome shotgun sequence contains the following coding sequences:
- the LOC110601067 gene encoding NADH dehydrogenase [ubiquinone] iron-sulfur protein 8-B, mitochondrial, translated as MAAILARKSLSALRARQLAVSGQALQGSHQYALRSSVHLYSTKKEDEEREQLAKEISKDWSSVFERSINTLFLTEMVRGLMLTLKYFFERKVTINYPFEKGPLSPRFRGEHALRRYPTGEERCIACKLCEAICPAQAITIEAEEREDGSRRTTRYDIDMTKCIYCGFCQEACPVDAIVEGPNFEFATETHEELLYDKEKLLDNGDRWETEIAENLRSESLYR; from the exons ATGGCTGCGATCCTAGCTCGGAAGTCTCTCTCCGCGCTTCGCGCTCGCCAGCTT GCTGTATCTGGACAAGCATTGCAGGGCTCTCACCAATATGCACTGCGATCTAGTGTGCATTTGTATTCCACCAAGAAAG AAGATGAAGAAAGAGAGCAGCTTGCAAAGGAGATTTCCAAGGATTGGAGTTCCG TTTTCGAAAGAAGCATAAACACACTATTCCTTACTGAAATGGTTCGTGGTTTGATGTTAACACTCAAGTATTTCTTTGAAAGAAAAGTGACT ATCAATTACCCATTTGAGAAGGGCCCTTTGAGTCCCCGGTTTCGTGGGGAGCATGCCCTTCGACGGTATCCAACAGGAGAGGAACGTTGCATCGCCTGCAAACTCTGTGAAGCT ATATGTCCTGCACAAGCCATAACAATAGAGGCTGAGGAACGTGAAGATGGAAGCCGTAGGACAACTAG GTATGATATTGACATGACAAAATGCATCTATTGCGGATTTTGCCAAGAGGCGTGCCCTGTTGATGCAATTGTTGAGGGGCCCAACTTTGAATTTGCAACAGAGACTCATGAG GAGCTTCTGTACGACAAGGAGAAGCTACTTGACAATGGGGACCGTTGGGAAACTGAGATTGCGGAGAACCTGAGATCAGAGAGTCTGTATCGCTGA
- the LOC110601066 gene encoding BTB/POZ domain-containing protein At3g05675, with the protein MMPSNPKKRQRVLHHRHLSNAATTTHLSSTAALIDSFSDRTVAETSQKLRRTSSHPSFRSSFSSLSSYASTTTAADNSFNDPTTADVILRLFLDQTAPFNDSDDSISAVDEQSDVQIYLHSQVIRRAKYFSALLSDRWQHNSPIESTDPISDSKNLTSLKFGVTPSQGSIDIHLTVLELLYTDDFSNVINSASMALDILPVALQLLFEDCVKNCVKFLEAVPWSEEEEKRVLTLIPFLREEESEELLARFSPGKDDSCEEMLHGLILSAIHNHPNMAFVKAFVAKLLRDFSSKESARRVLERAFEESLKIVKESLEEYSSPDFRGDHNETEAIQRLNLHKALTNGKHLLWLVERMIELRVADSAVKEWSEQPAFTADLQRAFRDDAWRNIVPGLPAVLLRCTSKLANAVAAGTILAARQVRMKLVKDWLPVLIVCRDNVSPMSPGHKSLYIELEETFLRIISTLPMSEAQEMLQQCLSFSTRNVEDCPHLVSAFNTWFRRAMRPPQRNLF; encoded by the exons ATGATGCCGTCAAACCCCAAAAAGCGACAGCGCGTGCTCCACCACCGCCACTTGTCCAATGCCGCCACCACCACCCACCTCTCCTCCACCGCCGCTTTAATTGATTCCTTCTCCGATAGAACCGTTGCAGAAACCTCCCAGAAGCTGCGTCGCACATCCTCTCACCCCTCCTTCCGATCTTCATTCTCATCCTTATCCTCATACGCCTCCACCACCACCGCCGCCGACAACTCATTCAACGATCCCACTACAGCTGATGTCATCCTTCGCCTTTTTCTTGACCAAACAGCTCCCTTCAACGATTCCGATGATTCAATTTCCGCTGTCGATGAACAATCCGACGTCCAGATCTACCTCCATTCCCAAGTCATCCGCCGCGCTAAGTATTTCTCCGCCCTCTTATCCGACCGTTGGCAGCACAATTCGCCAATTGAATCCACCGATCCCATTTCCGATTCCAAGAATTTGACTTCTCTCAAATTTGGAGTCACGCCTTCCCAAGGCTCCATTGATATTCATTTAACCGTGCTTGAACTCCTTTACACTGACGATTTCAGCAATGTAATCAACTCTGCATCTATGGCTCTTGATATTCTACCGGTGGCCTTGCAATTGTTATTCGAGGATTGCGTGAAGAATTGCGTTAAATTCCTTGAAGCAGTCCCGTGGAGCGAAGAGGAGGAGAAGCGTGTGCTAACTTTGATTCCTTTTTTGCGAGAGGAAGAATCTGAAGAGCTTCTAGCTAGGTTTTCTCCAGGAAAGGATGATTCATGTGAAGAAATGCTTCACGGATTGATCTTATCAGCAATTCATAACCATCCAAACATGGCGTTTGTGAAGGCGTTCGTGGCGAAGCTGTTGAGAGATTTTTCGTCGAAGGAGTCGGCGAGGAGGGTTTTGGAGAGAGCTTTTGAGGAGAGTTTAAAGATTGTGAAGGAATCGCTAGAGGAGTATTCGAGTCCTGATTTTAGAGGGGACCATAATGAGACAGAAGCGATACAAAGGCTTAATTTGCACAAGGCCTTGACCAATGGGAAGCATCTGTTGTGGCTGGTGGAGAGGATGATTGAACTGAGGGTGGCCGATAGTGCAGTGAAGGAATGGAGTGAGCAGCCGGCTTTCACCGCTGATTTGCAGCGCGCTTTTAGGGATGATGCCTGGAGGAATATCGTCCCAGGTCTTCCTGCTGTTCTGCTTCGTTGCACATCTAAACTGGCCAATGCGGTTGCTGCTGGGACCATTTTGGCTGCTCGACAG GTAAGGATGAAGCTTGTAAAGGACTGGCTTCCTGTTCTTATCGTATGCAGAGACAATGTATCACCAATGTCACCTGGTCACAAGTCACTGTACATAGAGCTGGAAGAGACATTCCTTAGAATTATCTCTACATTGCCCATGTCAGAAGCACAAGAGATGTTGCAGCAGTGCCTCAGCTTTTCAACTCGAAATGTTGAAGATTGTCCTCATTTGGTCTCTGCATTCAACACCTGGTTTCGCCGAGCAATGCGACCCCCACAAAGGAACCTTTTTTAG